Part of the Vanessa atalanta chromosome 1, ilVanAtal1.2, whole genome shotgun sequence genome is shown below.
TATAtctgatgaaaataaaatctattcagGATCACTCCTATCTGTCCGCTTgctactgtaataataattagattattcatttgttttacgaGATGATTTTCATATAACAGTGCCAACAACCTTGAAAACTGAGATTCACAGTACACACACGGACTTTcttacctttcaaactggaGTTATTTAGATTCAGAGGgggtataaaaattaataaattaattttaaacatatacctAATTGCATTACCTACTGAGGTGATGCatttatactaagtattgctcttcgatggtagaatatataatgagtaagTGGTACCTATCCGACGCGCTATCAAAAAACCGTATCAACCATACATTTTTTGACTTAGTAACTCAAGCCCTATTCTAATTAGGATCCTAACAGACGGGCGGCGGGCAAAATGttgaattttacttttgaaGTATAGTAGGCCCAAAAATGTGTGATTATCGCCTTAACTCTAAATGAATTTTCCAAGGCGGTACGCATAAGAAACATATCTCGATCACTCCAAAATCTATTCGTCATACACAATGAAGAGTACTTGACAGACTCGTTCAAGAAACTAATAATAGCTAGAAACCAATTGTTTATTATCACATTTCTAGGAACTTGATGACGTAAACATTTACGATTGGTTTATATTGTTCGATTTATTTCAAGTTAAcctatttagaaaaaaaatattgtcaaaaaaatcaaactttcgaaggaaattttattactttactttatttaaagcaTTGACtaatgcttaaaattaaattgtcaaaACTCGAACAGTTTTTGTCATGctcttagtttttatttgacatttgtgaattaaacttattaaataaatatataacatatatttattttcattaatgtactgagacaaaacaattttttgtcAACTTTATAACTAaccgaaatatttatttgatacacATTCATTGATTACATTATTACTTGTTAGCACCTAACCGTATCTCCACCGAACTAAAAACAGTCTTATctatagaaatattacaaatgtgaaagtaactctgtctgtctcttaCGCTTTTACGGCCAAACCTCTGTATCGAATTTGACGAGATTCGTtgcgaagcaagcttgaaccacaaggcaggatatatacctaatacctgacaaccaacccctaaaacacaAGCGAAGCCGAAGTATACAAATCAGgcaatgtacatatgtatgtaaaaataaaatatctttgaatataGATAGCATACCCAATATTAGTAATGttcgtaataaaattgtattattaagtaagaataaaaattaatccgCAGGAATACTTGTTAAAGTACAATAATCTCTTCTGTTCCTTGCTTTATCTCATGTTCCAAATCTTTCAATTTGTGTTCCAACCGAATGTTATCCGAAATTAATTTGCAACCGCTTTTAATCGCGTAATACTTTTATCTCTCGATTGaacttcaatttatatttaaagagctGACCTACCTTTACATTATTTAGTCTTATACGGGTTTCAATTGCCTGAGGTAAcgattacagtttttttttttcggaatttGGCCTGACACGTGCACACTTCGTCACggtgttgatatattttattcatttacatcAGATAATCaaggaatattattttgattaccaAAATTAACAGTATGATAATAACTCTTTTTGTTTTTCACTGTTCTTTTCATGTAGAGACTAATTTGAAAGACTTCAGATTCCCAGTTCAGGGCTCGGATCGAGCGCTTACGGAGAAATTATCAGCTACTCGAAGTTTGGAATTTGCCAATGTTTGTCCTGCGCCTAAACTCACTCCGATCGTATCTGATTGCAATAcgatcggattatgagagtaaggggATTGAGATTgcaatatactcgtatatacgtGAGCACTAATATGTTTTTAGCAAAAGGTCCTTTCTTTGTTGTTCGTCCCATCTTATATTATCtggtttattatatatgttggaTAAACAAATGACAAAACGTGTTTCACGATTTATTGGAAAAATGAATCTGATTGAACCAAACATTTAggtaagaacaaaataaatacctgaatttatatggaaaattttaattagttgcTTTATAATTTAAGGCTACAAGGTAAACTTTTAAACCACTTAAAGCATAAGCACTCGAGTTAAACTATGCATGGAGCGTCATAGCTATGTATATCAtttcctttaattttacttaacgtAATTGTGCATTtgtaaattagtattaaaataccATCCTGTCttaatgcattatttttattactttactgaTGGGTTGACTTttgatgtaatgtaattttgtttagttatttttttattacaactagTATAGGAAGGCTGATTTAATGTTTACCATTTGAATCGAAATGGTGATTTAACCGGAACATTCAACGCTTGTTAGTTATCACCGTTTTTAAGAATCTACTTTATCTGTGTAGTAGATTGTTATACTTTTACCTATGTAATGTTATCTATGTCAgggctaaataaataaatatttgtatttttgtctttaaagatattttctgttttattaatcgaatttatgtgatgttttaaacagtatattatgtaatttataatttccgcacaaacaaagaaaatttaattaaaataataacaaatatgaaaaatagtaatacgtaattaaaaagTACAATTGTAAAATCTCCCCGTAAGTGAagttaggtatatttaaatgtgcaaacttatatttttagtagaacacttgtttatttttttgcttgTCTGGttggaagggtaagtgagccagtgtttaTACACAAGTCGTAACATCTTAGATCGTCGTTGGAAGCGCTTTAAAATTGTTTGAGTAAAGATCAATTGTATATCAGCTGTTCTATCTACTCTTCTGCCTCCCTTAACTATAAATCAAGAAAAATGAGAAATTTTAATCGTACAAAACTAAatgtatttcataattattatttttttctctaaactAGATccattaattttacaaagattgtataaacaaaaagaTCTGCTTCACGGTTCATTCTGTCGCATATCTAAAatctaatatgtaatattaatctaAGTTGGTATATGTGATAATGTCGTCCTGAAAGATTGCAGCTATGGCGACCAGTCTCCAAGGGAAACCACCCAACTACCCAGGATATATAATAGTGCACAAGGGTACAAGGTTTAGTGATCTTTTAAGCCGAGCACTGGACCCGTTTCTGCTCCGCCGTCTCCTTCAGGACCACAAAAGGACGACTACCCTTAATGCAAATTCTTGTATAGTTCCtctactttttacgagaaataatggcttattttcgaagctattttaaacaatacaacatgaatctttatccaattgataaccttaaatacattgtgcatttaatgtaTCCCTTTGCAgcctgtaatttaaattaatattttcgaagatattatagattaaaaaatgcagggacataacGGCTTGTACTGTCTAATgtcaaaaaagctgtgaacgttgtaagacattctgtagtataattAGTATCAGCAATgcgcccgtgcgaagccggagcggctcgctagtattatatatatgtatgtagtattatatatatatatatatcattgagatgattattaatgaaactaaataattttggatttaaaatagataaaatttctCAAATAATCAAGTCCAAAATCTTCAAGGATAAGTGCGTGCCAGACTAGCTAATAGATAACTGTTTTCTACGATAGACCTCTATACGATACGTGGaatagaatgtttttttaatattattacattaaagtttaataaCTGGTCAATCGCtgaacaataaatattgttatgagCAGTCGTATCATATCTACGATAGATCTACGTGACCCTAGCTATGTAACGTTATATCGTTTAAGCCTTCTTTTGTAGAAATTATCGAGTTAATAGCAGTTCGAACAATACGCAAGATAACAAAGCAATCGTTTTCGTGTTATTTCTATTTCGATACCTTCAGATTTGCAGTGCATATTGTAAAGCATATCTCAGACCGTGGTAGAAGatacactttaaatatatgatgaaaATGTCTGTTTGCGCATACATTCGAACACtgctacttatataaaaaaaaaaaaaacatttaaacagtTTTCTaaacacttataaatatatatttataataatacagtacTATAAAATCAGtcctatatattttctataaacacacttaaagatatttaaagataatattatatattgtatcaacaataattaatatctctTAAATATAGATGTTtctcaaaataaattgtttgtttatctttaatgaGCTGCAACTTACTATGTTATAACTGCAACCTTAGTATAGAAAGATCATTTGAgttttgactttttaatttaagtaatgttatttttaatttttattttaattttattgtttattaattaaataattcagctTATggtctgttaaaaatatttgaatcctAGTTAAGAGCGCTGAATTATTTGTGTATTCAGTTCAGACACAGTTGAATGATTTGtgataaagaattaaattaataataaaaataggtatgtattcatttataaaaatacgtgttgcctaaaaattaatttcgaaaaaaatatatgcaattatacgttcataaaatgttatttgaatcGATTTAATGTGTACCATTGAAAATTGTAGACCGTGGCTTCGCTCGCTTttaaggggttggtcgtcaggtgttggGTATGTAAGAACCTATTAGTAGCTTATGTCCTTCCTCGGAGTTCACGTActtcatgccaaatttcatcaaattcttaaaagaacaacagacaaGCAAACAGAGctagtttcatattaataatattagtttagataaaattaaagaaattatgttatataaaatgttatataaattattataaaaatgttataaaaatctcAGCTGGCGGCTATATAGTTAAACACGTCCGATCCGTACATAATAACCCCTCCACTGTATTCTAGTATTTCTCTTTTATAAGGAAAGCCGATTGATTCTtgattgtatatgtttttttttttgtccatAGTCCGTAAACGTATTATGTAAAGATTAAAGATTATACAATCCTCCTTGTTAAAGCTGAtcgttttaataatcatatttataacacCTAATCACTTACATGTTGAGTCGTTGTGCACGACTAAATGGATTACATTGCGTCGCATATTACTGATATGAGGTTTTCGATAGTCACCTATTATATTCAGCCACTAAGCTGATTATCTATTGACATTACAGACATTCCCAGACTTGTTACATACTACAGAGGACAACAGGTGCAACTCGCACTAATAAAGCGTCGATTTTGCTAAATAGATACGTTCAGTGGTCCGATTCTAACCAGATCCTGTATGGCGAGGCTCACGAGAGCGttgatatttatgatttatatgcAATCTTACAACCACATCACGCTCACGAAGCCAACAACGCCACTACttgaatgttaaatatttatatgtgctGGAAGTAATTTTGAAAAACCGACACAACCTAACCAAAAAGCAAAAACATGCCAATTGTTACGTAGTGTTTTTTCACATGACACGCACGAGCTTCAACAAAAAGTCATATTTCATGAAACAAtgttccaattaaaaaaatatttatttttgtactgaAATGGTCAAGCTTTGTACAAGACCGTCTAGGTTGGTACCACTCTTTCATCAAATGTTCTACCCCCAAACGCAGCGGgctatataatacttattaggCATCGGTGAggcagtataactacagacacagaGATATAACATGTTAGTTACCAAGTTGGGTGGCGCATTTcggatatgaggaatgattaatatttcttatattacatCCGTCATACAGTTCACCTAGTACTAAGGGTAATAATATTCATCGAACTTGAGTTAAGTtttagacattattttaaataacttagaGTTTTCATTTTCAGTATACcttgtaaaataattcttatgtaaatattagtataaagcTAAGTCTTTAatgggttaaataaaaaattatatatatagggttattggtaattcgacgtgattcccgttaggaggtgatagaagtgactatttgaaataattttaacaacccATATacatgatgcaaaagtgaaccatttttgagttatcgcgttttttagattttttcaaaataagtcaaaattgcaacttcaaaaatagaaaaatatttaaattatatgactaCTACTCATAATCAGGTTGCCCAATTGCTAGTCCACCAACCAATATGACATAAAGAAAGTAGATACTTTCGTATACTTTTGTAAAAGACCCACAATAATTTCTTCTATCccaaaaagaaaattttgaaatatttagatACTTTGTTCTACGGCAAacctatttaatatatgttttttagttTCAGATagactaataaaaatgtttgtttgtttttgttatatttttattgcacgttataatattatgattcctttttaaaattaagaattgcTTTGAATCCAGGATGTGTAGCGAGATACACGAACATTAACACCAGGATAACGAGCCAGAGCACATCTCTCTCCCCAAGAGCAAACACCAACGATAACTCCATTATGGAACAGAGGACCACCAGAGTCTCCCTGGCATTGGTCACGACCACCGACGTCGAGCCAACCGGAGCACAACATATTGTCGGTGATAGTGCGACCCAGCTCAGCGTAACGAGTTCTGCAAGTAGCCTGGTTAACAGTCCAAATTTGGACGTGGCGAAGCTGTTCAGAAGGACGTCCACCaacctgaaataaataaattaatatagaacTTCGTTATAATCGATATCTATAATAGAaaagcttaaataaatttagaaataagttCCAAATTATTGTGAATTCGAACAGCcctatttaattacaaattatttaacatgtgtttactatttgtttattaaaatatctaacccCGCATGGTAAAAGAACGATGTAATCCAATGCATCCTGAAGAgtatttccaaatataaaatcaaatcttgtaaaaactttaaataaatacttccaAGCTCGTGAAACTTACACTTGTAGTTCCCCATCCGATGGCCCAAACGACTTGGTTGTCACCGAGATTGTAGTTGCTGCCTGCAATTTGACCAGCGCGTACATTGTTATTGCAAGAGAAACTGCCAGCGATTTGCAAGATTGCTATATCTTGGTCTAAAGTGCGTGTGTTGTAGTTAGGATGAATAATTATTCTGCTGGTCGTGTGAACAACTCCACCGCTGTTGGCATTGGTGGAACCGACGCGACTGCGCCAGCGTGCAATCGGGTCACCACTGAAATGATTGCATAAACGAAATCATAAGTTaagtatcaaattataaaatcaattggttaaatatattgaaaaatatttgattatattagtcAAATCAAGAAGCAGCTCTACTTACATGAGGCAATGTGCGGCAGTAAGTACGGCCCTGTTGTTAATAATGGCACCTCCACAGGCCTGGAAGAAACTTCCAGATCCAGTCCATGAGAAGAGAAGAGCCACACCACTCGGGTACTGACTAATATTTGTGACTGATCCTCCGATAATCCTTTGCGGATTGGAGGGTACGGCTGTAGCAATAATgtaaacatttgaatataaatttattgtacagtatattattagaaaatttaaatgtaattattaacacttattCATACCTGTAACCGCAGCTAGGCCTAGGGCCAATAATATGAGTGCAGCACGCATCCTGGATGAAACTCACTAAGACTGTGATATCCTACACTCGAGACGATAGGTTTTTATACCTACCAGTCGAAATCGGAGAAGTATCAGAAGATAAAAACACTAAAACTAAATCCCTCATTAAGCTCTTTAATtctttctataattaattataaatattataaaggcatAAATCCGTAACGATAGTGATGTGTTATAtgaaatctaaatttattatatctgcTATACTCAAATAATAAAGTTCATTGAACGACAAACAGGCTCAAAGCGCGTTGTggtcaaatttaatttcaatgtataaCATTTCCATAGCGAAATACATGATATGGTTCATATTTAAAACCGCCATGATTCATTGGAGCAAACATAGAAAGACGTTTTCATTAGGAACAAGCCAACAGCGAGGAGATTATAGCAAACAGGCGTATACAAAAACGTAGATGCACTGTCTGTTTTTCCACTCGATACATATAGATAGAGatagcccagtagttagaacgcgtgcatcttaaccgatgattgatgatgatgatgattgcgggttcaagcccaggcaagcaccactgaattttcatgtgcttaatttgtatttataattcatctcgtgctcggcggtgaaggaaatcgtgaggaaaactgcatatgtctaatttcaacaaaattctgccacatgtatatccaccaactcgcatttgAGCAGCCtggtgaaataaactccaaaccttctcctcaaagggagaggaggccttagcccagcagtgggaaattcaactcttacaagcactttggaaAAGCCATTTAACAAAAGTTTATTAACAATACAAACTTGCAAACTAATAATACGAACGATATACCTGACATTTTATTGGTCCGATCCAACATTTGAACCCAGTAGTACCTCAGAATCTTCAGCCTAAAAGGTGACTACTTGACCGACTAGCCAATTTAGAAATgcgaaatatataaacataaagattattaaaaattatattactacaggtaaaattcatacaactTTACCCTCCCTATTTCCCTCCGTAAATAATTTCCTCAAATCCTATCTTAGCGGAtgcttacattataaaataaatctttttttatgccAAAGGTAAGCGGGCTGGACTGGCAAATAGACTACGTGGTGGTACGTAGTCACTACGGCCCATACACATTGATGTTAATATATCCCTTGTATAACACGGGCTTACCCAGAAACCGTAAAACAACAAAACTATGTATTGTcgctggcggtagaatatgtgatacgTGGTTGGTTATTTTTGGATACAGAGTGGTTTATGGTTTGaatgtttttcaaatttaaataatcagtaGACTTGGCTTATTAATGATTAGCCAGAATAAACGATTTTATGAGTATAATCTTTCCAATACTCTACACCGGTCTTGTCTTATGGCCCTGAATTATCTGTTCCTTTGTTGAAGTAAATATCAGATCGTTGCTGCTACGTTATTACTTCtcctaaaattaacttaaattttctCTAATAATgaaaaccaaacaaaaaaaacaattcgatAAATTCCCTTCCCTTTTGACCTAAGCCTCGCTATCTTCAAGATTATACGATCGCCAATAATCAAATTATGATTGTGAGCGCATTGAAACAACGGTTTCTACATTCTCAGAATTTAGTGAACCATTGCCCATGTAACATTATCAACATCTAGAAGTATTTACTTTAACTTACTAGTTAGCaacttaatgtattataaacattagtATTTTTAGTGTGTAAAcactcaaatatttattttagaaagtttTAAATAGACTTCGTAACGAGATTCTTAATATTATGTTCGacgtgttcattttttttttatatatatatatatttaatagtattttactaaagtggaaatatttatatatttatatttgatgatcacatacagttttttaaaaaaatagtgaaaCCATGTTTACTAAGtcagttttaaatgaatttcatggattttaCTTAGTTCCTACTAACGACGGCCATATTCGATTATTTCGGTTTTGTCATATTCGAGGTAGTTTTTGATTCGCAGTTTTAAATGCTACGATATCATACTAACTTAAATCCCTGTGCAGACAATAGCTTCTAACGTTACAAAAATCTCAATGTGTCTGGACTAAAatatggaaaagagtaactactgagtttcttgccggttcttctcagtaaaatctacattccgaaccggtcgcagcttcacttaatacagttttgtAAAAGGACGATTTAATAGtgcctgtaaaagcctacttggataaagtatattgtgttttttttattatgggaatggttattaagtttaattgtgtataccttatttataatatctatagaaATTTCTTTACTTATTATCAAgaacaatctttatttatagagCGTCTTCTAGGGTAGTACTTTTTTtctactataataatttataaaaaaactatatatgcaAGTGATGGCAGCAAATGTACAAAACGTAGACTGAAAAGCAACCTAAGCTGAAGTTAtggcatttttaataaattgttaaaattcaattgtttatcttaattatttatctttgcaatttattgtactttttaatgtgtatttttgGTGACGCggtacattattatattgttataataaatgccACTTACAATAACGCCCATTTAGGTACTGAGTTTCGTCCACTTCTAGATTTAGCTCAAACCATTTTTCTCAGAGTATTTATAAcatcaaacataataataaattcattttatatggtGATGTTTCTTCACTTATCATTGACTGGATAACTGTATTTGGAGGATTGGTGACCACACACCTGATCGAAAGAACGCGCGCAAAGatgtatcttaaattatttttaataaacatcgaATCCCTACTGAAAAATGATATAGTACCTATATCAAATCTCCTAAGTGTACGTCGACTTTGTATACTAAATACTATTACACGCTACCAGAAGTTCTACAAAAAATTGCCAAAATGGTCGACACGAAGAAGACCATTTATCCAAATGTGCCCAGTACAATTAAACGACCAATGAAATATTACCCGATTGAACCAATAACGCTTTAAAATACTACAGTATGTCTTCTTTACTGATTGAAACaaacacacactcacacacaaacacacacacaacgCACGCATTTTAAGTTCatgaaaactattatataaattcatttgtattttaactattattgttattatttatataaataaaagacataAATTGCAGCTATGCTGAAACAATAGTTACCTGTGAAATTAAGAGTGCGAGAATCAAAGTAATGCACCTTTATTAGCACGACTGAGAAACTATTATGTGGTCTGCCTGCATCTTAGAACAGACAGCCTATGTATCTGCTTTtgtaaatatacgtatataacaataatataaatattatatataaatttaagctttGCTGAAATAacgtaaatttgtataaaatttaagcagttttgaaattatataaaatatagtaggaACCGGAATAAGTGTCTGCcattaaatttttctatattttttcttatatattttatgatatcaaaATAGCAGACATGCTGCGATCAAGTtttgacagtatttttttatgcttttcGACTCCTTGGCGCGCTCAAAGGATCCCTCGTTGGGAATAGTGAACCTCCATTTCCCCAACGGCAGGTGAAGCAGTATACGTGGCATTAGTATGGAGTTTGCTACTGTACTGTAAGTCTGCGGAACACTGGCTGTTAGATTATTAGTGTGCCTGTTCTTCGTACCCCATTCTAATAACGCTGtcttttaatatctttaattattattctattaggCTTATAAGGGATACAGCAACAtccataatcaaaatatactttattcaagtgtgttataagtacttttgaatcgtcattttacagaactgatTGAACGTATAACTACCATCgattcagaatgtagattctaccaagaagaaacggcaagaaccTCAGTCGTAGTAACTGGATTAAACAATTATATCGTAATCGTTCGGCACCATAATAATATTCTCCAATCCAACAGCTGGAGGAGATACATATATCTCGTAAAATTCGAACATAGCCTATCCTATGCAAACATATTATGCAATGCAATTAATCTTTTGCCAATGACGCATTTACAATCGTACAATAACTGTCGGACGATCGGTTCTTTCCTGATAAAGATTTATCTAtgaaaatacttatatacattataacgTCTGGCACCGATAAGCTGCAATATGAAACGTCCACGAACCATCCATGAATTGGTTCCTTGTAACTCTGTTCTGGTCAGcagatcaaaatcaaaatatactttattcgaataggcttttgaatcgtcttttaacaaactatattaagtgaaactaccaccggttcggaatgtagattctaccgagaaaaacctgcaagaaactcagtagttactctttttcaacgtttaaaaataaagtcatgttagttaaatacaattatatatgtatgtaatataggATGCCTGGAAATCGACAAGTaataactccacgcttttttatcatctttataatcttgtattgaatgtTATATCTTCTTtgtcaatctttttttttacaaataatttgaatttatgaaacggcaaagttaaaaatgttaccccaagaaggatttattgactttgcgaagttggaaacttggcgttataagcttatcattacttcttgtgcacatacaatgattattatcactgattttatcaaagtgatcattgttactgtgaatataaataatatatttgtaaatatattgtgacgtaaCATTGAGTATTACTAATTTGTTAACAACATCCCGAACatctcttttgtaaaattaaaacagattcaatatatgcagcgttaccccaaagtaatataatactgtgaaaataaccaaaatatactagagcggtatcaaaatcatttagttgtctaacttttctga
Proteins encoded:
- the LOC125067677 gene encoding trypsin, alkaline C-like, with product MRAALILLALGLAAVTAVPSNPQRIIGGSVTNISQYPSGVALLFSWTGSGSFFQACGGAIINNRAVLTAAHCLIGDPIARWRSRVGSTNANSGGVVHTTSRIIIHPNYNTRTLDQDIAILQIAGSFSCNNNVRAGQIAGSNYNLGDNQVVWAIGWGTTSVGGRPSEQLRHVQIWTVNQATCRTRYAELGRTITDNMLCSGWLDVGGRDQCQGDSGGPLFHNGVIVGVCSWGERCALARYPGVNVRVSRYTSWIQSNS